In Bacillus sp. NP247, one DNA window encodes the following:
- the thiT gene encoding energy-coupled thiamine transporter ThiT: protein MRNTNLQAMIESAILAAFALVIDILPLSLKLPTGGSISFAMIPIFIIAYRWGFKMAFLGGLIWGLLQIVVGDAYILTPIQAFIEYFVAFAFIGFAGLFHRPIQKALTSDNNNAEHSSLGSRKDKPKQNKGKKALVYIILATFVGSFARYFCHFIAGIIFFGQYAPKGQSAALYSLIVNGSTMIGSFILCTVLLILLFTTSPRLFKSISAYQMNSQKKGA, encoded by the coding sequence ATGCGTAACACTAATTTACAAGCGATGATCGAATCTGCAATTCTTGCAGCCTTCGCCTTGGTTATCGACATTTTACCACTATCACTTAAACTTCCAACAGGTGGTTCCATTTCATTTGCTATGATTCCTATTTTTATTATCGCATACCGCTGGGGCTTCAAAATGGCTTTCTTAGGAGGCTTAATTTGGGGATTATTACAAATTGTCGTTGGAGATGCTTACATTTTAACACCTATTCAAGCATTCATTGAGTACTTCGTTGCTTTTGCATTCATTGGATTTGCTGGATTATTCCATCGTCCAATTCAAAAAGCTCTTACCTCAGACAACAATAATGCAGAGCATTCAAGTTTGGGTAGTCGCAAAGATAAACCTAAACAAAACAAAGGAAAAAAAGCACTTGTTTACATTATCCTTGCCACATTTGTCGGCAGCTTTGCGCGCTATTTCTGTCACTTTATTGCTGGTATTATTTTCTTTGGTCAATATGCACCTAAAGGACAATCAGCTGCCTTATATTCCTTAATTGTAAACGGTAGTACTATGATTGGTTCTTTCATACTATGTACTGTATTACTAATTCTTTTATTTACAACTTCACCACGCTTATTCAAAAGCATCAGTGCTTATCAAATGAATTCACAAAAAAAGGGCGCTTAA
- a CDS encoding FeoA family protein, translating into MSLVDIKIGEKVLVKSIQSLDQLLKRRLAAFGLAEGSELRLKQKAMFKGPCTLECRGQLISIRHCDAKMIKVELA; encoded by the coding sequence ATGAGCTTAGTAGATATTAAAATTGGCGAGAAAGTGTTAGTAAAAAGTATTCAGTCGTTAGATCAGTTATTAAAGCGTAGACTGGCTGCTTTCGGTCTCGCGGAAGGAAGCGAACTTCGCCTGAAACAGAAAGCGATGTTTAAAGGTCCTTGTACATTGGAGTGTCGTGGACAATTAATTAGTATTCGTCATTGTGACGCGAAAATGATAAAGGTGGAATTAGCGTGA